In Kaistella faecalis, a genomic segment contains:
- the guaB gene encoding IMP dehydrogenase has translation MSIHNKIVETAITFDDVLLIPSYSEVLPNQVSLKSRLSDKITLNAPIVSAAMDTVTEGEMAIAMARVGGIGFIHKNMPIAEQAVQVYRVKRSENGMISDPVTLSKDHTLAQAKEMMANFKISGLPVVDEENKLIGIITNRDVKYQENLDAKVEELMTKDKLITSDKETNLEQAKAILLKNRVEKLPIVDKEFKLVGLITIKDIDNQLEYPNANKDKNGRLIVGAGVGVGEDTMDRVSALVKAGVDIIAVDSAHGHSKGVLDKIREIRKSFPDLDIVGGNIVTADAAKDLIKAGANILKVGVGPGSICTTRVVAGVGVPQLSAIYNVFEYAKTKNVAVIADGGIKLSGDIVKALASGANAVMLGSLLAGTDEAPGEEIIFQGRKFKAYQGMGSLSAMRRGGKERYFQSEAKKFVPEGIEGRVPHKGKLEEVVFQLTGGIRAGMGYCGTKDIDTLQKDGKMVMITGSGLKESHPHDVIITQEAPNYSL, from the coding sequence ATGTCTATTCACAACAAAATCGTAGAAACTGCCATCACTTTCGATGACGTGCTTCTCATCCCTTCTTATTCTGAAGTTCTGCCCAATCAGGTCTCTCTAAAATCACGACTTTCCGACAAAATCACCCTCAACGCCCCAATCGTTTCCGCTGCAATGGATACCGTTACCGAAGGCGAAATGGCAATTGCGATGGCAAGAGTTGGCGGTATCGGTTTCATCCACAAAAACATGCCGATTGCCGAACAGGCCGTTCAGGTATACCGTGTAAAACGCTCAGAAAACGGGATGATCTCCGATCCTGTAACCTTATCAAAAGACCACACATTGGCTCAGGCTAAAGAAATGATGGCCAACTTTAAAATTTCGGGGTTACCCGTTGTCGATGAGGAAAACAAACTTATTGGAATCATTACCAACCGTGACGTAAAATACCAGGAAAATCTCGATGCAAAGGTGGAAGAACTGATGACTAAAGACAAACTCATCACTTCTGATAAAGAGACCAACCTTGAACAGGCGAAAGCAATTTTACTTAAAAACCGCGTGGAAAAACTTCCGATTGTGGACAAAGAATTTAAACTGGTAGGTTTAATTACGATAAAAGATATCGACAATCAGCTTGAATATCCTAACGCCAATAAAGACAAAAACGGAAGACTGATCGTAGGCGCCGGAGTGGGCGTTGGCGAAGACACGATGGACCGTGTGTCTGCACTGGTAAAAGCAGGTGTTGATATTATCGCAGTAGATTCTGCACACGGACATTCAAAAGGGGTTCTGGACAAAATCAGGGAAATTCGTAAAAGTTTTCCTGACCTCGATATCGTCGGCGGAAATATTGTCACCGCAGATGCCGCAAAAGATTTAATTAAAGCCGGTGCAAACATCCTGAAAGTAGGTGTTGGCCCAGGTTCTATCTGTACAACAAGAGTGGTCGCAGGTGTTGGTGTTCCTCAGCTTTCCGCGATTTATAATGTTTTTGAATATGCGAAAACTAAAAATGTAGCGGTAATTGCTGATGGCGGAATCAAACTTTCCGGTGATATCGTAAAAGCACTTGCTTCCGGCGCGAATGCCGTGATGCTGGGTTCTCTGCTTGCCGGAACTGATGAAGCACCGGGCGAAGAAATTATTTTTCAGGGAAGAAAATTCAAAGCTTATCAGGGAATGGGATCGCTATCTGCTATGAGACGCGGCGGTAAAGAAAGATATTTCCAAAGTGAAGCAAAGAAATTTGTTCCCGAAGGAATTGAAGGAAGAGTTCCACACAAAGGAAAATTAGAAGAAGTGGTATTTCAGCTAACCGGAGGAATCCGTGCCGGAATGGGCTACTGCGGAACAAAAGACATTGATACTTTACAGAAAGATGGGAAAATGGTCATGATTACCGGAAGCGGTCTAAAAGAATCTCATCCGCACGATGTGATTATTACTCAGGAGGCTCCGAATTATTCGCTATAA
- a CDS encoding T9SS type A sorting domain-containing protein encodes MKRFLSIALTVGFAVSAFSQNLWSDNFNSYNTGNLGTQGGWERFGGSNAMAKVANIDADHGKSFQFASTAANADGIFIFHDTKWSTRTSSNGIFVAEFDMYTGSTSAEIQFYDVDSDYYVIADLYMSPTNGVFLADQDDFDNDESGIELPLAVTANTWYKVKFTYDVMGTGEMTVTINDVTYGPYEKMSGWFPTEVDFVASGTNNSGFDNLKISAVETLLAVSDASVKSVVSVYPNPATDVINIKSAKKIVDVTLFDLSGKVAKKSTETTFNIENLAKGSYVVKINYADGSTESKKVIKK; translated from the coding sequence ATGAAGAGATTTTTATCTATTGCTTTGACTGTAGGTTTTGCAGTAAGCGCATTTTCGCAAAACTTATGGAGCGACAATTTTAATTCTTACAATACCGGGAATCTGGGTACACAGGGTGGCTGGGAAAGGTTTGGTGGTAGTAATGCAATGGCAAAAGTTGCTAATATTGATGCTGATCACGGAAAATCTTTTCAGTTCGCAAGTACAGCTGCTAATGCTGATGGTATTTTTATTTTCCATGATACTAAATGGTCCACAAGAACATCATCGAATGGCATTTTTGTAGCAGAATTTGATATGTATACAGGAAGTACATCTGCAGAAATTCAGTTTTATGATGTAGACTCCGATTATTATGTAATTGCTGATCTCTATATGAGTCCTACCAACGGTGTATTTTTGGCTGACCAGGATGATTTCGACAATGATGAAAGTGGGATCGAGTTGCCTTTAGCAGTTACAGCAAATACCTGGTACAAAGTTAAATTTACTTACGATGTAATGGGTACTGGTGAAATGACTGTAACTATTAATGACGTTACCTATGGACCTTACGAAAAAATGTCTGGTTGGTTTCCTACAGAAGTTGATTTCGTAGCAAGCGGTACTAATAATTCCGGATTCGACAACCTTAAAATAAGTGCTGTTGAAACATTATTAGCGGTTTCTGATGCCTCTGTTAAATCTGTTGTTTCTGTTTATCCTAACCCTGCAACAGATGTAATCAATATTAAATCTGCTAAAAAGATTGTTGATGTTACGTTATTTGACCTTTCAGGCAAAGTAGCTAAGAAGTCTACTGAAACTACATTTAACATTGAAAATCTTGCAAAAGGTTCTTACGTGGTAAAAATTAATTATGCTGACGGATCTACTGAAAGCAAAAAAGTGATCAAAAAATAA
- a CDS encoding DUF6759 domain-containing protein translates to MKNVCVAALLFLFIQCDVLPSNFPVYQPGTPTAVIPNENKEFADLMEKDQVNKKQKTAEVLTYLLNDPEPEDPYTATVIENTSNCNIIVRLVAVNGSQIYNLPIPRNGKNHFKIAKGNYTLKSNVCEAKYYSQKSITEPLILKLTAN, encoded by the coding sequence ATGAAAAACGTTTGCGTAGCTGCGCTCCTTTTCTTATTTATTCAGTGCGATGTTTTACCATCAAACTTTCCCGTTTACCAACCCGGCACCCCGACTGCGGTAATTCCAAATGAAAATAAAGAGTTTGCCGATTTGATGGAAAAAGACCAGGTCAACAAAAAGCAGAAGACCGCAGAGGTCCTCACCTATCTCCTGAACGATCCCGAGCCGGAAGATCCCTATACGGCAACAGTTATCGAGAACACTTCGAACTGTAACATTATTGTAAGGCTGGTGGCAGTAAACGGAAGTCAAATTTACAATCTTCCAATTCCCCGAAACGGTAAAAATCACTTTAAAATTGCCAAAGGAAATTACACGCTGAAATCAAATGTTTGTGAAGCCAAGTATTATTCGCAGAAATCGATTACTGAGCCGCTTATTCTGAAACTCACTGCAAATTAA
- a CDS encoding formylglycine-generating enzyme family protein: MGAIFKTILYLSGFFFIFQSCGDVVAETSGKNLVIGTQDVKINPEVKMVTIKGGKYQPFYGGDSSLVEVPDFLLDETPVTNREFLDFVKKNPKWKRSNVKAIFADETYLRDWQNDETLPKNADPEAPVTFVSWFAAKAYAKSAGKRLPTMDEWEYVAMADEETANARNKPGYSSHLINLYNEKFRERNRVKGSKPNYWSVYNMFDLVWEWTEDFNSIMTTSDSRTGEYDDKGLFCASAATSANDVLNYASFMRYAFRSSLKANYTVENLGFRCAKNLK, translated from the coding sequence ATGGGTGCAATTTTTAAAACAATTCTTTACCTCAGCGGTTTCTTTTTTATTTTTCAAAGCTGCGGAGATGTCGTTGCCGAAACTTCAGGGAAAAATTTAGTCATTGGAACGCAGGATGTAAAAATAAATCCAGAGGTGAAGATGGTTACCATTAAAGGCGGAAAATACCAGCCTTTTTACGGCGGGGACAGTTCGCTGGTTGAAGTGCCGGATTTTTTACTCGATGAAACACCTGTAACCAACCGTGAATTCCTCGATTTTGTTAAGAAAAATCCCAAATGGAAACGCAGCAATGTAAAAGCAATCTTCGCCGACGAAACTTATCTGAGAGACTGGCAGAATGATGAAACTTTACCGAAAAATGCAGATCCGGAAGCGCCCGTAACTTTTGTTTCCTGGTTCGCCGCGAAAGCTTATGCAAAAAGTGCAGGCAAACGGCTACCAACGATGGATGAATGGGAATATGTTGCAATGGCCGATGAAGAAACCGCGAATGCCCGGAACAAACCGGGTTATTCATCGCATCTTATTAATCTTTACAACGAAAAATTCCGCGAACGCAACAGGGTAAAGGGTTCAAAACCCAATTATTGGAGCGTATACAATATGTTCGATTTAGTTTGGGAATGGACGGAAGACTTCAATTCTATCATGACAACAAGTGATTCCAGAACCGGCGAATACGATGACAAAGGACTTTTCTGCGCTTCAGCAGCTACCAGTGCCAACGACGTTCTTAATTATGCTTCTTTTATGCGCTACGCTTTCCGCTCGAGTCTTAAAGCCAACTATACGGTTGAAAATTTAGGCTTCAGATGCGCTAAAAACCTTAAATAA
- a CDS encoding SCO family protein — MKNLILFFFSALILFSCKENKEQENAKKENAGSSIFLLDSKWKNQDGKELHLKDLKRKNLVVVMIFTSCRTACPILVADMKKVHEKIEKDKLDDTSLVLISIDPTNDTPEVLKKFAADRNMDQAPWMFLVSNEEATREFANVLAVKYKKISPIEFSHSNIISVFNRNGELISQEEGSGINSEAVAKTVNQLK; from the coding sequence ATGAAAAATTTAATTCTTTTCTTTTTTTCAGCACTGATTCTTTTTTCCTGCAAAGAAAATAAGGAACAGGAAAATGCGAAGAAAGAAAACGCCGGCAGTTCCATTTTTCTGCTCGATTCAAAATGGAAGAATCAGGATGGTAAAGAACTTCATCTGAAAGATCTGAAACGCAAAAATCTGGTGGTGGTAATGATTTTCACAAGCTGCAGAACTGCGTGCCCAATTCTTGTGGCAGATATGAAAAAGGTTCATGAGAAAATTGAGAAAGATAAACTTGATGATACTTCACTCGTCCTCATCTCCATCGACCCGACCAATGATACACCCGAAGTGCTGAAAAAATTTGCTGCTGACCGGAATATGGATCAGGCTCCATGGATGTTCCTCGTAAGCAATGAAGAAGCGACACGGGAATTCGCGAATGTTCTTGCAGTGAAGTATAAAAAAATTTCGCCCATTGAATTTTCACACTCTAACATTATCAGTGTTTTCAACCGAAACGGTGAACTCATAAGCCAGGAAGAAGGCTCCGGAATTAATTCGGAAGCGGTTGCAAAAACTGTGAATCAACTGAAGTAA
- a CDS encoding MFS transporter: MEVTFNKRWLIAIMGTLTHLGLGTVYAWSFFQKPIAETYGWTNSETAWTFSLAILMLGITAAWCGSRIERFGARKLAVSGVILYALGYIISSFALSSGSLFLLYFGFGIVGGIGLGLAYVTPVAVVLKYFPDKAGLVTGMVVMGFGLGALVMSKVLAPFFLETFNENLPQVFLFIGITLLSVLPFLAQFLRIEKSNADLQSSEKISVLPYVMKADYLIIWLVFSFNIIAGMIFISFQSPLLQDLLKSGGVFDMQTLEAKGATLIGISALFNGIGRFFWGSVSDKIGRIVTFRLILLIQIFVFIMLINTSDVMLFSAGVCIILLCYGGGFGVIPSLIKERYGSALAASIYGITLIGWGIGGIFGPQITAFMIDHFPENAGNYAYFVGLVLLSSGLGLLFLINTKNASQDVRHKKKSLKYK, translated from the coding sequence GTGGAAGTAACATTTAATAAACGTTGGCTTATTGCCATCATGGGAACGCTTACCCATTTGGGTCTGGGAACCGTTTACGCCTGGAGTTTTTTTCAGAAACCGATTGCCGAAACCTACGGCTGGACCAACAGTGAAACTGCCTGGACATTCAGTTTGGCGATTCTGATGCTGGGAATTACCGCTGCATGGTGCGGTTCCAGAATTGAAAGATTCGGAGCAAGAAAACTGGCTGTAAGCGGCGTCATTCTATACGCTTTGGGTTATATTATTTCGTCTTTTGCCTTGAGTTCAGGCTCGCTTTTTCTGCTGTATTTCGGTTTTGGAATTGTTGGAGGAATTGGTCTTGGACTGGCTTATGTAACCCCCGTGGCGGTGGTTTTAAAGTATTTTCCCGACAAAGCCGGTCTCGTTACAGGTATGGTGGTGATGGGTTTCGGACTGGGCGCTTTGGTCATGTCGAAAGTGCTGGCGCCGTTTTTCCTTGAGACTTTTAATGAAAATCTGCCGCAGGTCTTTCTTTTTATAGGAATCACGCTTTTGTCTGTGCTCCCGTTTTTAGCTCAGTTTTTAAGGATTGAAAAAAGCAACGCAGATTTACAATCCTCGGAAAAAATCAGCGTTTTACCTTATGTTATGAAGGCAGATTACCTGATTATATGGCTGGTTTTTAGTTTCAATATCATTGCGGGAATGATTTTTATTTCGTTTCAATCTCCATTGCTGCAGGATCTTCTGAAGTCGGGAGGTGTTTTTGATATGCAAACATTAGAGGCTAAAGGTGCAACATTAATTGGAATCAGCGCGCTTTTCAACGGCATTGGAAGGTTTTTCTGGGGAAGTGTTTCTGATAAGATCGGGCGGATTGTTACTTTCCGGCTGATTCTTCTAATTCAGATTTTTGTTTTTATAATGCTTATCAACACTTCGGATGTGATGCTTTTTTCTGCGGGCGTATGTATTATTCTTTTGTGTTACGGCGGTGGTTTCGGCGTAATTCCTTCTTTAATTAAAGAAAGATACGGCAGTGCTCTCGCAGCATCTATTTACGGAATTACATTAATAGGATGGGGAATCGGCGGGATTTTCGGGCCGCAGATTACGGCGTTTATGATTGATCACTTCCCGGAAAATGCTGGGAATTATGCGTACTTCGTTGGATTGGTGCTCCTTTCTTCCGGATTGGGACTGTTATTTCTTATAAACACAAAAAATGCCTCACAAGATGTAAGGCATAAAAAAAAATCACTAAAATATAAGTAA
- a CDS encoding DUF4407 domain-containing protein has product MKKPTQYIHPVSHKMNWFQHFLLVCSGGNIHILKKSPSEWNKFAGIGGIVLFTAIFATLSAGYAMFTVFDDLWISIGFAVLWGLMIFNLDRYIVSSIKKTGTWWNQLLMAVPRLILAAFLGIIISKPLELKIFEKEVNKQLNTIIQRNKTQLQAEMNGRILQQSGPFETEKKQIALKIADYQKSYDSAAVELEKEILGKQSGLTSGKVGFGSNAKRKAELKEQRRQDLENYQKQMVPRLEYLDKEISKVYTNIETERNKTETFEDRFNGFAARLQALDELGKNTPIIGIAAAFIMGLFICLEISPVLVKLISSVGPYDYLLDKTENDYRLYAKEKIEKGNAGTDWRIDDFKEKLAKGNSETFSE; this is encoded by the coding sequence ATGAAAAAACCTACTCAATATATACATCCTGTAAGCCACAAAATGAATTGGTTTCAGCACTTTCTGCTCGTGTGTTCAGGCGGGAATATTCATATTTTAAAAAAATCTCCCTCGGAATGGAATAAATTTGCGGGCATCGGCGGAATCGTGCTGTTCACGGCTATTTTTGCTACGCTTTCAGCGGGATATGCGATGTTTACAGTGTTCGATGATTTATGGATTTCTATCGGTTTTGCAGTTTTGTGGGGTTTAATGATTTTCAATCTGGACCGTTACATTGTTTCATCGATCAAAAAAACAGGAACATGGTGGAACCAGCTTTTAATGGCAGTTCCCCGACTTATTTTAGCGGCATTTTTAGGCATTATTATATCAAAACCTCTGGAGCTGAAAATCTTTGAAAAAGAAGTGAACAAACAGCTTAACACCATTATCCAGAGAAACAAAACCCAGCTTCAGGCAGAAATGAACGGCCGGATTCTTCAGCAAAGCGGCCCTTTCGAAACTGAGAAAAAACAGATTGCATTGAAGATCGCCGATTATCAGAAGTCTTATGATTCCGCTGCAGTGGAGCTTGAAAAAGAAATTTTGGGGAAGCAAAGCGGCTTAACCTCGGGAAAAGTAGGTTTCGGTTCCAATGCAAAAAGGAAAGCAGAACTCAAGGAGCAGCGCCGCCAGGATCTGGAAAATTACCAGAAACAAATGGTACCGAGGCTTGAATATCTCGACAAAGAAATATCTAAAGTCTATACCAACATAGAAACTGAAAGGAATAAAACCGAAACTTTTGAAGACCGATTCAATGGGTTTGCAGCGCGGCTTCAGGCATTAGATGAACTTGGGAAAAACACTCCAATCATCGGCATTGCCGCCGCTTTTATCATGGGACTTTTTATCTGTCTTGAAATTTCTCCGGTTCTCGTAAAGCTTATTTCTTCTGTCGGGCCTTACGATTATCTTTTAGATAAAACCGAAAATGATTATCGCCTTTATGCCAAAGAAAAAATTGAAAAAGGAAATGCCGGGACCGATTGGCGCATTGATGATTTTAAAGAGAAATTAGCAAAAGGAAATTCCGAAACATTTTCTGAATAA
- the ruvC gene encoding crossover junction endodeoxyribonuclease RuvC translates to MQTEKIILGIDPGTTIMGFGLISVVKGKMEMISIHELILKKYPNHETKLKVIFDKTLALIDEFHPDEVALEAPFFGKNVQSMLKLGRAQGVAMAASLHRDIPITEYSPKKIKMAITGNGNASKEQVAGMLQNLLNLKEFPTKYLDASDGLAVAVCHHFNSGNLVSDKSYSGWDSFLKQNPNRLK, encoded by the coding sequence ATGCAAACCGAAAAAATTATCTTGGGAATCGACCCCGGAACCACCATTATGGGTTTCGGACTGATTTCTGTCGTAAAAGGAAAAATGGAAATGATCTCGATTCACGAATTAATTCTGAAGAAGTATCCTAATCACGAAACCAAACTTAAAGTGATTTTCGATAAAACGCTGGCACTTATCGATGAATTTCATCCAGATGAGGTGGCGCTTGAAGCACCTTTTTTTGGCAAAAACGTACAGAGTATGCTGAAGCTCGGGAGAGCGCAGGGTGTGGCGATGGCTGCCTCGCTTCATCGTGATATTCCCATCACTGAATATTCTCCGAAGAAAATCAAGATGGCAATTACCGGAAACGGAAATGCGAGCAAAGAGCAGGTCGCCGGAATGTTGCAGAATCTTCTAAACCTTAAGGAATTTCCTACTAAATATCTCGATGCTTCGGATGGATTGGCAGTTGCGGTCTGTCACCATTTTAATTCAGGAAATTTGGTTTCCGATAAGAGTTATTCGGGATGGGACAGCTTTCTGAAACAGAATCCCAACCGTTTAAAATAA
- a CDS encoding MBL fold metallo-hydrolase → MDRKEFLATTFAAGLGLAFAPGLLSCTSSVSNRTVFDPLNLGAGNLSNVRGNVSRYTNKGGTVGIFETKDGFIIIDSQFPDSVQPVLDGISVKGKPVLYLCNTHHHGDHTSGNIAFKDPETKILAHNRVPELQRKAAEKSNKLGEQRYATLLFEKEYKMDLGNEKITGYHFGNGHTFGDVMYHFERDNVVHMGDLMFNNMIPVYRTADGSDSRNWIKVLEKAQKTFDDDTAFIFGHANKPELTTGNKSNLKEMADFLEASNEFVYGNMLAGISTEKTLEKHQFIPGFENRKTPERFAGFLDELRKTLGG, encoded by the coding sequence ATGGACCGAAAAGAATTTCTCGCCACCACATTTGCCGCAGGTTTAGGTCTGGCTTTTGCGCCAGGTTTGCTGAGCTGTACCTCATCTGTTTCTAACAGAACTGTTTTTGATCCTTTAAATTTAGGTGCAGGTAATCTCTCCAATGTCCGTGGAAATGTCAGCAGATACACGAACAAAGGCGGAACCGTTGGAATTTTTGAAACGAAAGACGGTTTCATTATCATCGATTCTCAGTTTCCCGATTCCGTTCAGCCTGTTTTAGACGGAATTTCTGTTAAAGGGAAACCTGTACTTTATCTCTGTAACACGCATCATCACGGTGATCATACTTCCGGAAACATCGCTTTTAAAGATCCGGAGACCAAAATTCTTGCTCACAACCGGGTTCCCGAACTTCAGAGGAAGGCTGCGGAAAAAAGCAATAAACTTGGCGAACAGCGATATGCTACATTACTCTTCGAAAAGGAATATAAAATGGATCTGGGAAATGAAAAAATAACCGGTTATCATTTCGGGAACGGACATACTTTCGGTGACGTGATGTATCATTTTGAGAGAGACAATGTGGTTCACATGGGAGATTTAATGTTCAATAACATGATTCCCGTTTACCGTACTGCCGACGGTTCAGATTCCAGAAACTGGATTAAAGTCCTGGAAAAAGCCCAAAAAACCTTTGATGATGATACGGCTTTTATTTTCGGTCACGCCAACAAACCGGAACTCACGACAGGAAATAAATCCAATTTAAAAGAAATGGCAGATTTTCTGGAAGCTTCGAACGAGTTTGTTTACGGCAATATGCTTGCTGGAATATCAACAGAGAAGACTCTTGAAAAACATCAGTTCATTCCAGGTTTTGAAAACAGAAAAACACCGGAACGTTTTGCAGGATTTTTGGATGAGCTGAGAAAAACTTTAGGCGGTTAA
- a CDS encoding serine hydrolase domain-containing protein — protein MQKIYFYTCFLFLFTTIFCKQETEEAVAKEIYLASVIDSTITAFQKKLLAQQIDSVFSKTKFNGSISIVQNGEKLYEKENGIEDFKTKAKLDSNSVFAIGSVSKQFTAVMILMLEDQGKLNTNDKGSKFLPEFQNKQFENITVHQLLNHTSGISDLGNGLHSKPGKEFNYSNKGYRFLGEIIEKASGKSYEENAEELFGKAGMLHSSTANVFNGDHFAGAYLGNPSRFERIENMPKRLSNKEISVAAGGVLSTVNDLHRWNTSLYSGKILKPETLKKFLQKSSENHHAILGKVGYGYGIMINERKQPSYFHSGYVKGSPSLNIYYPETKTSVVILSNIADESKGKNGFFVPHKEVKKVTEIIENAVTDLRKEMIK, from the coding sequence TTGCAAAAAATCTACTTTTATACCTGTTTTTTGTTTCTCTTCACCACCATTTTCTGCAAACAGGAGACGGAAGAGGCTGTTGCTAAAGAAATATACTTAGCGTCCGTTATCGACAGCACCATTACCGCCTTCCAGAAAAAATTACTTGCGCAGCAGATCGATTCGGTATTTTCTAAAACGAAATTTAACGGAAGTATTTCTATCGTACAGAACGGCGAAAAATTATATGAAAAGGAAAATGGAATTGAAGATTTTAAAACTAAAGCTAAACTTGACAGCAATTCGGTTTTCGCGATTGGTTCGGTGAGCAAGCAGTTTACGGCCGTGATGATTTTAATGCTGGAAGATCAGGGAAAGCTCAATACTAATGATAAAGGCTCCAAATTTTTACCCGAATTTCAAAATAAACAGTTTGAAAACATTACTGTTCATCAATTATTGAATCACACTTCCGGAATCAGCGATCTGGGAAACGGCCTTCATTCAAAACCCGGGAAGGAGTTTAATTATTCCAACAAAGGTTACCGGTTTTTAGGGGAAATTATCGAGAAAGCTTCGGGGAAATCTTACGAGGAAAATGCAGAAGAACTTTTCGGTAAGGCTGGAATGCTTCATTCTTCTACGGCTAATGTTTTTAACGGAGATCATTTTGCGGGAGCTTATCTGGGAAATCCTTCCCGCTTTGAAAGAATTGAAAATATGCCGAAACGGCTTTCCAATAAAGAAATTTCCGTCGCTGCTGGCGGAGTGTTATCCACTGTGAATGATTTGCACCGCTGGAATACTTCATTATACAGCGGGAAAATCCTAAAACCGGAAACGCTGAAGAAATTTTTGCAGAAGTCGTCAGAAAATCATCATGCGATTTTAGGCAAAGTGGGTTACGGATACGGGATTATGATTAACGAAAGGAAACAGCCGTCCTATTTCCACAGCGGTTATGTAAAAGGTTCGCCGTCACTGAATATTTATTATCCCGAAACAAAAACTTCCGTAGTAATCCTTTCGAATATTGCCGATGAAAGCAAAGGGAAGAACGGTTTTTTTGTTCCGCACAAAGAAGTGAAAAAAGTGACTGAAATTATTGAAAATGCAGTGACTGATCTTCGAAAAGAAATGATAAAATAA